A genomic region of Vitis vinifera cultivar Pinot Noir 40024 chromosome 7, ASM3070453v1 contains the following coding sequences:
- the LOC104879853 gene encoding uncharacterized protein LOC104879853 translates to MAIRKHFKTRENPGSKGKFFLEKVLKELPVEGRIALLQTKSDQDSELYDFEIGKSLKLPLQMRLKFICERLGLIPKWWQADSTTQLHFLRNTTPFIIRLFSASNQHSFTVSYLVKSCGLSPETAISASEKIHFENPKNPDSVLALLRDSGCTNTHIAKIVTKLPSLLLVNPEKTLLPKLEFFRSMGLSSADLASILSSEPSILNKSLEKVLIPKHNFLKSVHVNNEGAMKILKRSSWSSSGKTIAANIAVLREIGVPISHISFLVVRYHTICQKSDKFSENVKKVVEMGFNPLKFTFVNALQAFCQMTESTRQQKMEMYRRWGWSEDEIVSAFRSRPQCMQLSEKKVTKVLDFLVNKMGWQPAVVARAPVAICLNFEKRVVPRCSVVKVLLLKGLVKKDLRLDHFLSLTEGNFLDKYVIKYEDDIPQLLDLYQGKVSFMELGFGSENFLEEKVLKELPVKGDIACRPESVQDSELYNFEIGENQKLPLQMCIKFICKRIGLIPKMWQAASTAQLHFLRNTTPYIFRSFSASNQHSFTVSYLVNSCGLSPETAISASGKIRFENPKNPDSVLALLRNSGCTNTHITKIVTKLPSLLLVNPEKTLLPKLEFFRSMDLSGADLASILSSRPSILRKSLKNVLIPKYNFLKSLNISNEDAVKVLKRSSWSSSGNLERTIAANIAVLREIGVPISHISFLVARYHSIGQRSDKFSENVKTVVEMGFNPLKFTFLNALQSFCQMTESTRQQKMEMYRGWGWSEDEILLAFRTCPQCMQLSENKVTKVLDFLVNKMGWQPAVVARAPIALCLNFEKRVVPRCSVVKVLLLKGLVKKDLKLGHFLSVTEGDFVDKYVIKNLDDIPQLLDLYQGKVSFIELEFGS, encoded by the exons ATGG CCATTAGGAAGCATTTCAAGACGAGGGAAAATCCGGGCTCAAAGGGTAAATTTTTTCTGGAGAAGGTGTTGAAGGAACTTCCGGTAGAAGGACGCATTGCTCTACTGCAGACCAAGTCCGATCAAGATTCAGAGCTATACGATTTTGAAATTGGTAAGAGCCTGAAGCTTCCTTTGCAAATGCGTCTTAAATTTATCTGTGAGAGACTAGGGTTAATCCCAAAATGGTGGCAGGCAGATTCCACGACCCAACTGCATTTTCTTCGAAATACAACTCCATTTATCATCAGATTGTTCTCGGCATCCAACCAGCATTCTTTTACTGTGTCTTACCTCGTAAAGTCATGTGGGTTGTCCCCAGAAACTGCTATTTCTGCATCCGAGAAGATACACTttgaaaaccctaaaaatccaGATTCTGTTCTCGCTCTTCTCAGAGACTCTGGATGTACCAACACCCATATCGCCAAAATCGTAACCAAGCTTCCTTCACTGCTCTTGGTCAATCCTGAGAAGACCCTTTTGCCCAAACTCGAATTTTTTCGTTCTATGGGCCTTTCTAGTGCTGATCTTGCTAGCATCCTCTCTTCTGAGCCAAGTATCTTGAATAAGAGCTTAGAAAAGGTTCTAATTCCCAAGCATAATTTCCTCAAGAGTGTACATGTAAATAATGAAGGTGCCATGAAGATTCTCAAGAGGTCATCCTGGAGTTCTAGTGGAAAGACCATAGCTGCCAATATTGCTGTTCTGAGAGAAATTGGAGTTCCCATATCCCATATCTCATTTTTAGTGGTGCGTTATCACACAATCTGCCAAAAAAGTGATAAATTCAGTGAAAATGTCAAGAAGGTTGTGGAAATGGGATTTAATCCTTTGAAATTTACTTTCGTGAATGCACTCCAAGCATTCTGTCAAATGACTGAATCAACTCGGCAACAAAAAATGGAGATGTATAGGAGGTGGGGTTGGTCTGAAGATGAGATTGTGTCGGCATTCAGAAGTCGTCCACAATGTATGCAATTGTCTGAGAAGAAAGTTACCAAGGTGTTGGATTTCCTTGTGAACAAAATGGGTTGGCAGCCTGCAGTTGTTGCTAGGGCACCAGTAGCTATCTGCCTCAATTTTGAGAAGAGGGTTGTTCCAAGGTGTTCAGTGGTGAAAGTTCTGTTATTGAAAGGGTTGGTAAAGAAGGATTTGAGGTTAGATCATTTTCTGAGTCTCACTGAGGGGAATTTCTTGGATAAGTATGTAATCAAATATGAGGATGACATTCCTCAGTTGTTAGATCTATATCAAGGGAAGGTGAGTTTTATGGAGCTAGGATTTGGATCT gaaaattttctcGAGGAGAAGGTGCTGAAGGAACTTCCGGTAAAAGGAGACATTGCTTGCAGACCGGAGTCCGTTCAAGATTCAGAGCTATACAATTTTGAAATTGGTGAGAACCAGAAGCTTCCTTTGCAAATGTGTATCAAATTTATCTGTAAGAGAATAGGGTTAATCCCAAAAATGTGGCAGGCAGCTTCCACAGCCCAACTGCATTTTCTTCGAAATACAACTCCATATATCTTCAGAAGTTTCTCAGCATCCAACCAGCATTCTTTCACAGTGTCTTACCTCGTAAACTCATGTGGGTTGTCCCCAGAAACTGCTATTTCTGCATCCGGGAAGATACGCTTTGAAAACCCTAAAAACCCAGATTCTGTTCTCGCTCTTCTCAGAAACTCTGGATGTACCAACACCCATATCACCAAAATTGTAACCAAGCTTCCTTCACTGCTTTTGGTCAATCCTGAGAAGACCCTTTTACCCAAACTCGAATTTTTTCGTTCTATGGACCTTTCTGGTGCTGATCTTGCTAGCATTCTCTCTTCTAGGCCAAGTATCTTGAGGAAGAGCTTAAAAAATGTTCTAATTCCCAAGTATAATTTCCTCAAGAGTCTAAATATCAGTAATGAAGATGCCGTGAAGGTTCTTAAGAGGTCATCCTGGAGTTCTAGTGGAAATCTGGAGAGGACCATAGCTGCCAATATTGCAGTTCTGAGAGAAATTGGAGTTCCCATATCCCACATCTCATTTTTAGTGGCGCGTTATCACTCAATCGGCCAAAGGAGCGATAAATTCAGTGAAAATGTCAAGACGGTTGTGGAAATGGGATTCAATCCTTTGAAATTTACCTTCCTGAATGCTCTCCAATCATTCTGTCAAATGACTGAATCAACTCGGCAACAAAAAATGGAGATGTATAGGGGGTGGGGTTGGTCTGAAGATGAGATTCTGTTGGCATTCAGAACTTGTCCACAATGTATGCAATTGTCTGAGAACAAAGTTACAAAGGTGTTGGATTTCCTTGTGAACAAAATGGGTTGGCAGCCTGCAGTTGTTGCTAGGGCGCCAATCGCTCTCTGCCTCAATTTTGAGAAGAGGGTTGTTCCAAGGTGTTCAGTGGTGAAGGTTCTGTTGTTGAAAGGGTTGGTAAAGAAGGATTTAAAGTTAGGTCATTTTCTGAGTGTCACTGAGGGGGATTTCGTGGATAAGTATGTAATAAAAAATCTGGATGACATTCCTCAGTTATTAGATCTATATCAAGGGAAGGTGAGTTTTATTGAGCTAGAATTTGGATCTTAG
- the LOC100264327 gene encoding uncharacterized protein LOC100264327 yields the protein MCINFICKRLGLFPKRWQVVADSTAQLHFLRNPTPFIIRSFSASNQHSFTVSYLVNSCGLSPETAISASGKIHFENPKNPDSILALLRNSGCTNTHITKIVTKLPSLLLVNPEKTLLPKLDFFGSMGLSGARLASILSSEPIVLMRSLENALIPKYNFLKSLQISNEDAIKILKSSCWISCGNLERIIATNIAVMREIGVPISHISVLVARYHTICQRSDKFSENVKKVVEMGFNPLKFAFVNALQAVCQTTESTWQQKMEMYRRWGWSEDEILSAFRNRPQCMQLSEKKVTKVLDFLVNKMGWRPAVVARAPIAICLNFEKRVAPRCSVVKVLSLKGLIKKDLKLGTFLNLPEGDFLDKYVIKYQDEIPQLLDVYQGKVGFVELGFGSS from the coding sequence ATGTGTATTAATTTTATCTGTAAGAGACTAGGGTTATTCCCAAAAAGGTGGCAAGTGGTGGCAGATTCCACAGCCCAACTGCATTTTCTTCGAAATCCAACTCCATTTATCATCAGAAGTTTCTCAGCATCCAACCAGCATTCTTTCACAGTGTCTTACCTCGTAAACTCATGTGGGTTGTCACCAGAAACTGCTATTTCTGCATCCGGGAAGATACACTTTGAAAACCCTAAAAACCCTGATTCTATTCTCGCTCTTCTCAGAAACTCTGGATGCACCAACACCCATATCACCAAAATTGTAACCAAGCTTCCTTCACTGCTCTTGGTCAATCCTGAGAAGACCCTTTTGCCCAAACTCGATTTTTTTGGTTCTATGGGCCTTTCTGGTGCTCGTCTCGCAAGCATTCTCTCTTCTGAGCCAATTGTCTTGATGAGGAGCTTAGAAAACGCTCTAATTCCCAAGTATAATTTCCTCAAGAGTTTACAGATCAGTAATGAAGATGCCATAAAGATTCTCAAGAGTTCATGCTGGATTTCTTGTGGAAATCTGGAGAGGATCATAGCTACCAATATAGCAGTTATGAGAGAAATCGGAGTTCCCATATCCCATATCTCAGTTTTAGTGGCACGTTATCACACAATCTGCCAAAGAAGTGATAAATTCAGTGAAAATGTCAAGAAGGTTGTGGAAATGGGATTTAATCCTTTGAAATTTGCCTTCGTGAATGCACTCCAAGCAGTCTGTCAAACGACTGAATCAACTTGGCAACAAAAAATGGAGATGTATAGGAGGTGGGGTTGGTCTGAAGATGAGATTTTGTCGGCATTCAGAAATCGTCCACAATGTATGCAATTGTCTGAGAAGAAAGTTACCAAGGTGTTGGATTTCCTTGTGAACAAAATGGGTTGGCGGCCTGCAGTTGTTGCTAGGGCACCAATCGCTATCTGCCTCAATTTTGAGAAGAGGGTTGCTCCAAGGTGTTCAGTGGTGAAAGTTCTGTCATTGAAAGGGTTGATAAAGAAGGATCTGAAGTTAGGTACTTTTCTGAATCTCCCTGAGGGGGATTTCCTGGATAAGTATGTAATCAAATATCAGGATGAAATTCCTCAGTTACTAGATGTATATCAAGGGAAGGTGGGTTTTGTGGAGCTAGGATTTGGATCTTCTTAG
- the LOC100266863 gene encoding transcription termination factor MTERF9, chloroplastic yields the protein MTQLHFLGNITPFVIRCFSSSKQHSFTVSYLMNSCGLSPETAISTSKKVQFENPENPDSVLALLRNHGCTDTHISKIVSKHPLLLLANPEKTLLPKLQFLGSVGLSHVDLAKVLASTPSILRMSLEKTLIPTYNLLKGVVIGDENAVKALTKQCRICCGNVEKTIAPNATLLREIGVPMAHISFLVTNYPTLCQKRDKFSKTVKKVMEMGFNPQRLLFVNALQVICQMSESTWEQKINAYKRCGLSEDEIVLAFRNHPICFQLSEKKIMSTMDYIVNMGWQPGTIARVPAVLFFNLERRIVPRCSVAKVLLLKGLVKKDLCLGTFLKLTERAFIDRFIIKYQKYVPQLLDVYHGKVGFQELGLVSQ from the coding sequence ATGACCCAGCTGCATTTTCTGGGGAATATTACTCCATTTGTTATCAGATGTTTCTCGTCGTCCAAACAACATTCTTTTACAGTTTCTTACCTCATGAACTCATGTGGGTTGTCCCCAGAAACTGCTATTTCTACATCCAAGAAGGTGCAATTTGAAAACCCTGAGAACCCAGACTCTGTTCTTGCCCTTCTCAGAAACCATGGATGCACCGATACTCATATCTCGAAAATCGTATCCAAGCATCCTCTACTGCTCTTAGCCAATCCTGAGAAGACCCTTTTGCCCAAACTCCAGTTTCTTGGTTCTGTAGGCCTCTCCCATGTGGATCTCGCAAAGGTTCTCGCTTCAACCCCAAGTATCTTGCGTATGAGCTTGGAAAAGACTCTAATTCCTACTTATAATCTCCTCAAGGGTGTGGTCATCGGTGATGAAAATGCAGTAAAGGCTCTGACGAAGCAGTGCCGGATTTGTTGTGGAAATGTGGAGAAGACCATTGCTCCTAATGCCACGCTTCTGAGAGAAATTGGAGTTCCCATGGCGCATATCTCATTCTTGGTTACTAATTATCCTACACTGTGCCAAAAAAGGGATAAGTTCAGTAAAACTGTAAAGAAAGTTATGGAAATGGGTTTTAATCCTCAGAGACTGCTCTTCGTGAATGCACTCCAGGTGATTTGTCAAATGTCTGAATCAACTTGGGAACAGAAGATAAATGCCTATAAGAGGTGCGGTCTGTCGGAGGATGAGATTGTGTTGGCATTCAGAAATCATCCCATATGTTTCCAATTGTCTGAGAAGAAAATCATGAGCACCATGGATTATATTGTGAACATGGGTTGGCAGCCTGGAACCATTGCCAGGGTCCCAGCAGTTCTCTTTTTCAATTTGGAGAGGAGGATTGTTCCCAGATGTTCAGTGGCGAAAGTTCTGTTATTGAAGGGGTTGGTAAAGAAGGATTTGTGTTTAGGCACTTTTCTGAAGCTCACTGAGAGGGCTTTCATAGATAGGTtcatcatcaaatatcagaagTATGTTCCTCAGTTGTTAGATGTATATCATGGAAAAGTGGGCTTTCAGGAACTTGGCCTTGTATCCCAATGA